The genomic stretch CATCAACCTCTTTTAAATGCTCATTATCAATAGATATTCTAACATTTTCAACGAAAGATTTTATGCAACATTCTGGATATTCTAAAAGTTTTCCTATCTCATAGTCATCCAATCTCCTATATATTCCAAGTTCTGTTGAAACTATTGGATCTATTGCTGGCCGAACTTTTGGCTTATATTTCTCAACAATTTCAATTTGAAACTTCAATCTATCAATTATATTTTTATATTGGAATTCATCTAAACTTTGAATATGTTTTTTTAAAATTTCAAAATCTTCTAACTCT from Methanocaldococcus lauensis encodes the following:
- a CDS encoding DUF483 domain-containing protein, which produces MLKKLLYKIEKLRNGELEDFEILKKHIQSLDEFQYKNIIDRLKFQIEIVEKYKPKVRPAIDPIVSTELGIYRRLDDYEIGKLLEYPECCIKSFVENVRISIDNEHLKEVDEIREELKNKGVYAIVLPSGFIPCSLKCEEAIKRGFIGYLNREEFEKILKLEEELKKKIVHWHFGYSEFYEKIIL